A single genomic interval of Malania oleifera isolate guangnan ecotype guangnan chromosome 13, ASM2987363v1, whole genome shotgun sequence harbors:
- the LOC131145945 gene encoding eukaryotic translation initiation factor 2 subunit beta-like, whose protein sequence is MAEENPIEVKDDVPEFSAFDPTKKKKKKKVVIQDSLEDPVDKLAEKTESLSVSEGIESTFSGLKKKKKKKPVESDDLNDEIGDAEEDLDEHVGEDEEGEGIVLQSRYPWEGSDRDYLYEELLGRVFNILRENNPELAGDRRRTVMRPPQVLREGTKKTVFVNFMDLCKTMHRQPEHVMAFLLAEMGTSGSLDGQQRLVVKGRFAPKNFEGILRRYVNDYVICNMCKSPDTILSKENRLFFLRCEQCGSGRSVAPIKAGFVARVGRRKAGT, encoded by the exons ATGGCAGAAGAGAATCCAATAGAAGTGAAGGATGATGTGCCAGAa TTTTCCGCATTTGATCCTactaaaaagaagaagaaaaagaaagttgTGATTCAGGATTCTTTGGAAGATCCTGTGGATAAGTTGGCTGAGAAAACTGAAAGTTTGTCAG TTTCTGAAGGGATTGAAAGTACCTTTTCTgggttgaagaagaagaagaagaagaaacct GTAGAAtctgatgatttgaatgatgagATTGGGGATGCAGAAGAGGATCTGGATG AGCATGTAGGAGAGGATGAAGAAGGTGAAGGAATTGTCCTGCAATCACGATATCCTTGGGAAGGGAGCGATCGGGATTACTTGTATGAGGAG CTTCTGGGAAGGGTGTTTAACATTCTTCGTGAGAATAATCCTGAGCTTGCAGGCGATAGGCGAAGGACAGTGATGAGACCTCCACAAGTTCTTCGGGAAGGGACGAAGAAAACTGTTTTTGTAAATTTTATGGATCTCTGCAAGAC AATGCATAGGCAGCCAGAGCATGTCATGGCTTTCTTGCTGGCTGAGATGGGGACAAGCGGCTCACTTGATGGACAACAAAGATTAGTTGTGAAGGGAAGATTTGCTCCAAAAAATTTTGAAGGGATCCTTCGGCGATACGTCA ACGACTATGTCATATGCAATATGTGCAAAAGTCCAGACACTATTCTTTCGAAGGAGAACCGTCTCTTCTTTCTCAGATGCGAGCAG TGTGGTTCTGGGAGATCAGTCGCTCCAATCAAAGCTGGTTTTGTGGCTCGTGTTGGGCGTCGCAAGGCTGGGACATGA